GTGGCGCAAATATAGGGGGAGCAGAATCCATGTGGCCTggccccccccccatgaaaacCAATCAGCAGGGCTGGGCTCTCCTGCTAGAGTAATGAAAGCAACTGTCGCTTTGGTTCCTGCGGGTTTACGACATAGACCACATTGCTACGGGGTagaggaaaatgttttatttgacttGGGCCCAGCATCAGAGGGGCCCCCACTAGggtaaaataaatacagaggaCATAGCGTATATTGTGTAACATGTTACAAATACAGTTATCAGCATGCCCAACATGTGCCTATTTAGCTGTTGCTCTGTGGCTTACAACCATGGGGCTCTAAGGAAGAGCTTCATATCAGGGGTATCCTTTTGCCCACTTATTAAAGAAGCCCATCCTACCCCGTCTGTGATTCTACCCACGCGCTAATGAAATTTCCAATTTCTGCCTGGGTTGAAGAAATGGAACTTATTGACCTTTACGTATCTCCAGCTTCCAACTGCCAACTTGGTCTCCTGGCAACGCCAACGATGGCTCCCTGACTTCAGGCAGTTGGTGCTTTGATGTGTTCGTACAGCAGTGCATGGAAGCTCAGTGTGCAGTGAAGCAAGGTGATGTGGGGGGCACAGCTAGTTATTATGATGCACTGCCATTAACCTGCTCAATGTTGGACAGGCTTGTTGCTAAAGACACTTGCTGTACAGATAAGACTCGTATGCTCAGAAGGggccactgaaaaaaaaaacggtcAAAGAAATTTGGCCACACTGGGTTATATTTGTTAGGATTTAAATCAGGGATATAGAACTTGACCCTCCAGCTATTGATGAATTGCAACTGCCACCATTCGCTGCCACCATTCACTGATTTGCTTCGTTCCTACTGTAAACTCATGCTGCACCCACCATTCAGTCAAAATTAGCAGTAGTCTCATGGATGTAAATGCAACTCTCTACTCATCTGGAAAGTGATGACCCAGAGGACACAGCAATGTCATATTACAAGGACCAGATTTATGAATCAGCAATAGCCTACAGGCTTATCTATCTAATGGAATGTATGAAAACTCTCAAAATagatctttaaaggacaagtacagACTGAATGGGCTGTATTTCTGGAGCATCTGAAGTCATTGTTTTTTGGTTGCATCCAGACTTTCAGTGCTCAGTCAAGACTTGTGGCTCAGGTAGGACAACAGGTCCAGGGCATGGCACTTCTGCTATTAAAATGTTCATGTGGGGTGTCAGCTAATAGGACTACATTGCTATAGTGAGCCATTggctgccagtgtcggactggcccatcaggataccaggaaaactcagtggcctcttgcttctaaacatttgacctatttcatggtcattccctatttcttggtgggaacaaagaggcttaataattgGAAGAatagagtgaggagaggaggaataatagtttagaaagtggctaaggttttctggtgggcccctgacatcccagtctgacactgttggCTGCCATTAGGAATATGGGAAATGTAGCTCAACAATTTAAAATTTGAGAGTTACCTCAACTAAAGTGATTGATGAAAACaagaagctgaaaaaaaaacGAAGCCTCGGTAGAATGTTCTACATGTTCTAGAAGGATGAGTTGATGAGGATTTAGAACAGTCCAGACACCAAAGCCATTATAACAAGCCTAATAAGAGCCTCATTATGATAATTTGACATTTTTCAGCTTGTGCTTTCAACAGAATTTGGTCTTTTCACTGATTTGCCGGCTGGCTGTGTTCTAATTAAAAAGTATTGCCAGTACTGAGACTACTGCAAAATCCTACTTTCCTGCACTGGAACAATAATTTCTTCTTATAAATCACTATTGGGGGGATGAAATAAACACTACACCAGGGTATTAAGCTGTGGTAACGGGCGTAGTTACTtgaaagatttggggagaatttCCTAGATACACTTGAAAGCCCAATCTGAAAATCAGATGATCTTGGGGTGAAATAATCTTTGCTCTCCTAGACACAGCTGAAAGACTGCTAGGATGGTAAGTTAGGGTGAGATTGAACATTTATTAGCTCCCCTTAATATTCTAGGAACTATGGGTGAAGGTCAGTATGGGAAAGATTAGGGATGAGTGCTAAAATGTTACCCCGAGTACCCTCGGAACTAatgcaggatgactgttaccccaatgtttttataaatctgtaaccttgttatgagctaagggggcccagcctgaaggccagttagcgggagatttggggtgagtgcttatttgtgccctgggtacccctggaactatagcagggtgacaccccaatgtttctatatatctgtaaccttgttatgagctaagggggcccagtctgaaggtcagttagggggagatttggggtgagtgcttatttgtaccctgggtacccctggaactatagcagggtgactgttaccccaatgtttctatatatctgtaaccttgttatgagctaagggggcccagcttggaggccagttagggtgagatttggggtgagtgcttatttgtgccctgggtacccctggaactatagcagggtgactgttaccccaatgtttctaaatatctgtaaccttgttatgagctaagggggcccagcttggaggccagttagggtgagtgcttatttgtgccctggaactATGGTAGGGTGACTCTTAccccaatgttttcctatatgtAACCATGCTATGAGTTAAAGAAGGCCCTAACTAAAGGCTGGACCTCCAATGTGGGGGCTTGACCTGAAATAGTCCAAAAAGCACCGTAAAGCCCATGGTTTGGTCCCTGAGCAGACTTGTAAATATTGGTAGAATTACCTTAGAGTAACACATGGACGTCACATGCAAACAGATCATTTTCCATTATCTTTCTCACAGACAACCTTTCCTACATCGAACACATCTTTGAAATTTCCAGACGCCCTGACCTCCTCACCATGGTCATTGACTACAGGACCAAAGTTCTGAAGATCTCAGCAGAGGAAGAACTTGACACAAAACTCACTCGGATCCCCAGCGCCAAAAAGTATAAAGGTAGGTGAAAGTCACTCTAAAAGGTGATGCCTTTCTGTGTGTCACTCCATGGAGAGTAGAGCTATGGTTTCACCATACACTGTGTGCTGAGGAGTCATAATGACTATTGCATTATTCTCTTCAATCAGAGCACGAGCAATTGACATACGTATAAGATTATGTAACGCTGAGTTATTTTGGTGGGATGATCTCCCTCTAATTAGTGATTCATTATGTGTTGGAGAAACGCAGAGCGATGTAATGAGAAATATCATCATCTCAGGCTGTGAGCCAATAGACACAGTATGCATTTAATCTAACTCAAGATTATAAACAAAGAGAGACACCCAAGCAAGTGCTCCGCATATTGTTCTGTTTAAGGAAGTTTATGGCAACCCCACCAGGGTTTATTTCCAACATGTCAGAGCTTTTCCTTGTCATTTACTCTTCTCATTGGCTCATTTCTTGTCTGTCTCCCCTTTAGATATTATAAGGCAGCCCTCAGAAGAGGAGATCATCAAGCTGGCCCCACCTCCGAAGAAAGCCTGAAAGAGGATCGGAGAGAAGAAGACCCTACATCCTGTTGGTCTCCATTGTTATTTCTCACCTGTTCACTTTGGATCTCCCTG
The sequence above is a segment of the Xenopus laevis strain J_2021 chromosome 8L, Xenopus_laevis_v10.1, whole genome shotgun sequence genome. Coding sequences within it:
- the pea15.L gene encoding proliferation and apoptosis adaptor protein 15 L homeolog isoform X1, encoding MEEYDSLLQELTENITNEDLDLLKSACKEDIPSEKSEQIASCQEWFSFLEKHEKLSKDNLSYIEHIFEISRRPDLLTMVIDYRTKVLKISAEEELDTKLTRIPSAKKYKDIIRQPSEEEIIKLAPPPKKA